The sequence below is a genomic window from Lysobacter stagni.
GTCGCTGGCCGACATGATCAAGGGCAAGCAGGGTCGCTTCCGCCAGAACCTGCTCGGCAAGCGCGTGGACTACTCGGGCCGTTCGGTCATCGTGGTCGGCCCGACCCTGCGCCTGCACGAATGCGGCCTGCCGAAGAAGATGGCGCTTGAGCTGTTCAAGCCCTTCATCTTCGCCAAGCTGCAGCGTCGCGGCCTCGCCACGACCATCAAGGCCGCCAAGAAGCTCGTCGAGCGCGAAGAGGCCGAGGTGTGGGACATCCTCGAAGAGGTGATCCGCGAGCATCCGGTCCTGCTGAACCGCGCGCCGACGCTTCACCGCCTGGGCATCCAGGCGTTCGAGCCGGTGCTGATCGAAGGCAAGGCCATCCAGCTGCACCCGCTGGTCTGCACCGCGTTCAACGCGGACTTCGATGGTGACCAGATGGCCGTGCACGTGCCGCTCTCGCTGGAAGCTCAGCTGGAAGCGCGCGCGCTGATGATGGCGTCGAACAACATCCTGTCGCCGGCGAACGGCGAGCCGATCATCGTGCCGTCGCAGGACGTCGTGCTCGGTCTGTACTACATGACCCGCGCCCTGGAGAACAAGGCAGGCGAGGGCATGGCGTTCGCCAACGTCGCCGAAGTCAAGCGCGCCTACGACAACCGTGTCGTCCAGCTGCACGCCAAGTGCAAGGTGCGCATCACCGAGACGGTGAAGAACGAGGACGGCACCAGCGAGCAGAAGACCTCGATCGTCGACACGACCGTGGGTCGCGCGCTGCTGCGCGAGATCCTGCCGGAAGGCCTGCCGTTCGCGCTGGCCAACGTCGAGCTGACCAAGAAGAACATCAGCCGCCTGATCAACTCCTGCTACCGCATGCTCGGCCTGAAGGACACGGTCGTGTTCGCCGACAAGCTGATGTACACCGGCTTCGGCTACGCAACGCGTGCCGGCGTGTCCATCGGCATCGACGACATGCTGATCCCGGTCGAGAAGAAGGGCATCCTGGACGAGGCCGAGGCCGAAGTCCTGGAAATCCAGGAGCAGTACCAGTCGGGCCTGGTCACCGCGGGCGAGCGCTACAACAAGGTCGTCGACATCTGGTCGCGCACGAACGAGCGCGTGGCCAAGGCGATGATGGACGCGATCGGCACCGAGAAGGTCCAGAACGCGAAGGGCGAGACCATCGACCAGAAGTCGATGAACTCGATCTACATCATGGCCGACTCCGGCGCTCGTGGTTCGCAGGCGCAGATCCGTCAGCTCGCCGGTATGCGCGGCCTGATGGCCAAGCCGGACGGCTCGATCATCGAGACGCCGATCACCGCGAACTTCCGCGAAGGCCTGAACGTTCTCCAGTACTTCATCTCGACCCACGGTGCCCGTAAGGGTCTGGCCGATACCGCGCTGAAGACGGCGAACTCGGGTTACCTGACCCGTCGTCTCGTCGACGTCGCGCAGGACGTGGTGATCACCGAAACCGACTGCGGCACCGTCGAGGGTCTGATGATGACCCCGATCGTCGAAGGCGGCGACGTGGTCGAGCCTCTGCGCGACCGCGTGCTGGGTCGTGTCGTGGCCGAGGACGTGTTCCTGCCGGGCAACGACGAAGAGCCGATCGTCACGCGCAACACGCTGCTGGACGAAGGTTGGGTGCAGAAGCTCGACGACGCCAGCGTGCAATCGATCAAGGTGCGTTCGACCATCACCTGCGAAAGCTCGTTCGGTGTGTGCTCGCACTGCTACGGTCGCGACCTGGGTCGCGGTCACCTGGTGAACCACGGCGAAGCGGTCGGCGTCGTCGCCGCGCAGTCGATCGGTGAGCCGGGTACGCAGCTGACGATGCGTACGTTCCACATCGGTGGTGCCGCGTCGCGTGCGGCGGCCATCGACAACGTGACGGTCAAGACCACCGGTACGATCAAGTTCAACAACCTCAAGCACGTCGACCATGCGGGCGGCCACCTGGTGGCGGTCTCGCGTTCGGGCGAACTGTCGGTGCTCGACGGCCACGGCCGCGAGCGCGAGCGCTACAAGCTGCCGTACGGCGCCATGGTGTCCGTCAAGGACGGCGCGGAGATCAAGGCCGGCCAGACCGTCGCCAACTGGGATCCGCATAACCACCCGATCGTGTCGGAAGTAGCGGGCTTCGTGCGCTTCATCGACTTCGTCGACGGCGTCACCGTCATCGAGAAGACCGACGAACTGACCGGCCTGGCCTCGCGCGAGATCACCGATCCGAAGCGTCGCGGCTCGCAGGGCAAGGACCTGCGTCCGATCGTCCGCATCGTCGACAAGAACGGCAAGGACCTGTCGATCCCGGGTACCGATCTGCCGGCGCAGTACCTGCTGCCGCCGCGCTCGATCGTGAACCTGCAGGACGGTGCGCCGGTGGGCGTGGGCGACGTGGTCGCCAAGATCCCGCAGGAAGCGTCCAAGACCCGCGACATCACGGGCGGTCTGCCGCGCGTGGCGGACTTGTTCGAAGCGCGCAAGCCGAAGGACCCGGCGGTCCTGGCGGAGCGTTCGGGCATCGTCTCGTTCGGCAAGGACACCAAGGGCAAGCAGCGCCTGATCATCAAGGACACCGACGGTAACGAGCACGAAGAGCTCATTCCGAAGTACCGCCAGATCATCGTGTTCGAAGGCGAGCACGTGGAGAAGGGCGAGACCGTGGTGGACGGCGAGCCGAGCCCGCAGGACATCCTGCGCCTGCTCGGTGTCGAGCCGCTGGCCGTGTACCTGACCAAGGAAATCCAGGACGTCTATCGCCTGCAGGGCGTGAAGATCAACGACAAGCACATCGAGGTGATCGTTCGCCAGATGCTGCGCAAGGTCGAGATCACCGACCAGGGCGACAGCAAGTTCCTCAACGGCGAGCAGGTCGAGCGTCAGCGTCTCATCGAGGAGAACGCCAAGCTGGCGTCCCGCAATGAGATCGTG
It includes:
- the rpoC gene encoding DNA-directed RNA polymerase subunit beta' — translated: MKDLLNLFNQQRTAIDFDAIKIALASPDLIRSWSYGEVKKPETINYRTFKPERDGLFCAAIFGPIKDYECLCGKYKRMKHRGVVCEKCGTEVTLAKVRRERMGHIDLASPVAHIWFLKSLPSRIGLMLDMTLRDIERILYFEAYVVTEPGLTALERGTLLTEEQFLQARQEHGDDFEAAMGAEAVYELLRTIDLQSEMVTLREEIAATNSETKLKRLTKRIKLVEAFLESGNRPEWMVMTVLPVLPPDLRPLVPLDGGRFATSDLNDLYRRVINRNNRLRRLLELNAPDIIVRNEKRMLQESVDALMDNGRRGRAITGTNKRPLKSLADMIKGKQGRFRQNLLGKRVDYSGRSVIVVGPTLRLHECGLPKKMALELFKPFIFAKLQRRGLATTIKAAKKLVEREEAEVWDILEEVIREHPVLLNRAPTLHRLGIQAFEPVLIEGKAIQLHPLVCTAFNADFDGDQMAVHVPLSLEAQLEARALMMASNNILSPANGEPIIVPSQDVVLGLYYMTRALENKAGEGMAFANVAEVKRAYDNRVVQLHAKCKVRITETVKNEDGTSEQKTSIVDTTVGRALLREILPEGLPFALANVELTKKNISRLINSCYRMLGLKDTVVFADKLMYTGFGYATRAGVSIGIDDMLIPVEKKGILDEAEAEVLEIQEQYQSGLVTAGERYNKVVDIWSRTNERVAKAMMDAIGTEKVQNAKGETIDQKSMNSIYIMADSGARGSQAQIRQLAGMRGLMAKPDGSIIETPITANFREGLNVLQYFISTHGARKGLADTALKTANSGYLTRRLVDVAQDVVITETDCGTVEGLMMTPIVEGGDVVEPLRDRVLGRVVAEDVFLPGNDEEPIVTRNTLLDEGWVQKLDDASVQSIKVRSTITCESSFGVCSHCYGRDLGRGHLVNHGEAVGVVAAQSIGEPGTQLTMRTFHIGGAASRAAAIDNVTVKTTGTIKFNNLKHVDHAGGHLVAVSRSGELSVLDGHGRERERYKLPYGAMVSVKDGAEIKAGQTVANWDPHNHPIVSEVAGFVRFIDFVDGVTVIEKTDELTGLASREITDPKRRGSQGKDLRPIVRIVDKNGKDLSIPGTDLPAQYLLPPRSIVNLQDGAPVGVGDVVAKIPQEASKTRDITGGLPRVADLFEARKPKDPAVLAERSGIVSFGKDTKGKQRLIIKDTDGNEHEELIPKYRQIIVFEGEHVEKGETVVDGEPSPQDILRLLGVEPLAVYLTKEIQDVYRLQGVKINDKHIEVIVRQMLRKVEITDQGDSKFLNGEQVERQRLIEENAKLASRNEIVAGFEPVLLGITKASLATESFISAASFQETTRVLTEAAVRGTRDGLRGLKENVIVGRLIPAGTGLAYHTQRRRGATGLTESELETLSTPVAAAEVAETAEAEGQESSAS